CTTTGATAATCTGAAAGATAAACATCGAAATTTTAGATCATAGATTGCAATTATAGCGGTGGTGGCAGAAGAAGAACTACAtcaaaaataatgcaatgtttatttgaattttgCACTCTGATTTCTCTATAAAAAGGTATGACCTCAGTTATAAACTCTGCAATTCTAAATAAATCTTCGAAAATATGGTAGGAAAAAATCGCACTCCAGGAATCTGATGACGTCACtaaattgtaataattatatcaataattatatgaGATTCTACTTGCCTTCTTTTTTAGTTTAATATCTGTAAATATACTGTATACCCGCCACGTTTTGGCAAACATCGCTCCATACGCAAGAGTAAACCCAAGGGCGAGTAACCAGGCCTGGAGCTGTAATAAATTATCAACATGACACAATTAAAATCACGGatcctgaaacaaaacgtcgtctggttcgacaaaaatctcactaacactACTATGTTTTATCATCTTTTTCAGCAAATCTTAAAAATAGCCTGTGTGCTACACTTTATCGAATTCCTGGACAAATATCTCCGAGTCGATAAATTTgtttgagccagacgataaaatgtagcaatgctgaTAACATTATTGTTGACCCAGACGATAACATTTAACAGTGTGAGTAAGtttttttgtcgagccagacgatgtgtttttcttcttcagGTTTTGTGGCTTTAATTGTAAAATAATGTTACAGCAGCTTCACAATTAAACTATACTCAGGATATGTTGTTTGCGATTAACTATTGCCATGTGAGCAGTATACAGCATGTTGTGAGCGTTAACAGGAGGAAAACGGTTTTTCCTAGATCATGTCAAAAGTGTTGTCTGCGCCAATAAGGCAAGGTTTCCGTAGTGTTGGATCCCCAGCTACATAGACGCTCGTGTGTGAAACAACGCACTTGTGTGCTTTAACCAAAACTGGATATCTCTCAATACCATGGCAATTTCTCACATGCCAGTTACAAATGCTTTACAGGTTAATATATAAAAACTTACAATGACAGTCACTGTAAAATGTGTATCAAATGTTGACACATAGGTGAGCAGCTGACATGAGCGAACTGGTTAGTAAACTAATGGTCACTTGAAAATAGCTGTAAATACCGCCCTCTTTGGCATGCATTCACTTCTGAATCATGTGTTCGTATACAGAGATCAGCTTGTGAAGCAACATATCACGATTGAAAATTTCCTAAATTTTACTCACTGTGCACACTGCATCAAAGTTATTCTCCGACAGATGACGACCATCTAATCCAAGTGTAAATATCGAGAAGTAACACAAAATAGCACCTACTATGATCAGATTGTTTATGTAAGGGCTGGACATTTTCACATACCTGTTGAGAAAAGGTGTGTCGTCTCTTTAATAGAATATAAgttatgtacttgtacatggaATGTTACAAAAatcttaaaaatacatttatgagGCTATGACTAATATCAAATAGGTCCTTCTATTTCAtcaatttattcattatatattcatattcatttactGTTACCGTAAGCCCCGTTTTCACTTATTAATCATTTATCCTGTACCGTGTTATCTAACAAATCTCCATTCtcaattaattcattcattcattcatttgctAATTCCTTccgtcattcattcattcattcattcattcattcattcattcattcattcattcgttcattcattcattcattcacacactcactcactatAAACCCATTCTTTTACTCACTAACCACTCGAGCACTtacccatccacccacctattcactcactcactcactcactcactcactcactcactcactcactcactcactcactcactcactcactcactcactcattcattcaatcatgaTCATTCATTGAGTTATCTGTCTACCCATCTATCCATCAACCCAACcgtgtattatttatttatttaattgtttgtttatttgtttgtttacttaccGATGATTTCTAAACCTCAGATTGAAAAATAGGAAAATTAAAGCCAGTATGATCCCCACACATCCAAGACTACATACACCAATATACAATACTAAGGATACCACGTGACGAACCCGACGTATGATTGGACGATCCCTAGGAGGAGATCCACCTATGAAAAAGGTATCATTAACTATCAAACATGCGGCAGGTATGAAGATGATTTTGTTGACTTTTTtataatgttataatttttATCTAATGCTAGAAATTTATTTGGAAATGATATTCGTATTACTGGACCGGATTCAGTCTCAATATTGGAATTTACACGaaaataaggggggggggggtcgttgTATGATATAATACTATTTTGGCTGGAAAAGCGCGATGTTGACGAAATCGGTAAAATGACAGTTCGACATTTTCCAACAAATGCAGATGACCAATACTTACTTTTCTCAGCAtgtgtatgtaaaatgtattcGTGCGTCACATTTCACATCATCTGCGCGATACGGAAAGATAATTCAGTTTGACAAACTGAcctttgtcattttttaattgttcatgcGGGATCGTCTGCAGTCACTCGAGATCTCGTGCGATTTGCCGTGAGACGAACATTAGAGTTGCAAAACATACCTCGCCATAGAACCACGTCTTCGTTGAGATCTAGAACGCCATTATACGCGTGATATTCACCAATCTTAACTTGCTGTCCTCCTGTAATAGTCAAAAGACTAACATTTCAGTATATGTTTTTTTTGGCCTGCTCCATTCAAAATTTCTACACAATACTTGATTGATTTTCAAGACACGTTAATTGAGAAACTGGCGATAGCAATATTAGTAACATATGGCGTCATACTGAATCATCTAACAAATATGAAGTTCCCAATGAAAATGTCGGATGTAATAACAAACATCAATCGATCACATAGAAATTAATTTCACGATACCAGCACATacagttaatacatgtatataggatATTGCAACCAAGGACAATAACCCTATATAATACTGTAGGCGTCCTGCCTCAGGCACTGCTGATTCCTTTAAGCACCCATTCGTAGGCTAGGCCGGATTGTGATTACTTGTTGAGTGAGGGATACTGGTTCGTTCACATGCGTCATGAAAGATTTTGTGGTGAGTGTGATGTCATTTTCTGCAAGGGTTTCCCTGCAAGCCTTTGCAGAAATATATCTCCAAAAGGCAGAGCACAGGTATATGCAGCCGAGCTTCTTTACAGGATTGCAAAATTGAGGTGAATAAGTTACCAAAGTGTTATTTTATATAACCtattaaaattatatgtaaCTTGATAGCAGTTATATGCATATTTACTAAaacaattgaaataaaataagtttGACAGGACTTTTCCATTATTTCTTTCCGAAACGCTTACCACGTTAATTGATGTTGCAAGTTGTTCAATGTAGAACCCAACTTGCACGTCAAGAATATACTTTCAATTGCATACCTTGATATTGGCCAAGTATAATTGTCCCAAGACGATCCCCATTATTGAATTTCAGCATACCCTGTCAAATAATAAGTAATGTTTAAGGAAacattgttatttcaaattaattggTACTTGGCACTCAGATACGATAGAGAATATCACTGTACTGATTATCAGCGTTGATTAAGATTGTCATAGATTGCCGTTATAATGGAACTGGAAGTAGTTTTAGGTAGTCTCATCCTTTCCTTTAACCTTTTCCTCGCTCTCATCacgaaaacacacacacacacacacacacactctctctctctctctctctctctctctctctctctctctctctctctctctctctctctttctcaacCTTACTAAGCTAACTAATGAACTAGCGAttgtgttgccatgacaatgtgtgatatttgaaaatacaactGGTAATCATTGGTAATCAAAATCTTACCGTTACTCCAGTAAATGCTGTCTCATTCATCGCTTCCATGAACAGATCAAAAACCTCATGATCGTTATCATACTGAAATGCAGTCAGGGACGACGTGTTCCCCAGCTTGTGTAGGATTCTATCTAGGACTGTGGCTATCACCCACACACCGTCGTAGGCATAGCCATGCAACAAATGGTACACACCACCTCTCACCTTGTCGTACTGACGTTGGTACTCTATTGCACTCTGATGGAAAGAAAAGGGCGAGTTGCTATGATACAGCCCTGGCAAAGGCGATATGACAGGAGATTGATAGGAATAGAAGTCCAAGGAGAAGAATGAACATTGTTTGCATGACAACAAACATATCTAATTTTTTCTCGGAATAGGCAAGTATTGGTGAAAATAAAGTGGTACAATTTAGCACATTTCTAAATTTCAATTATCACTTATTGTCAAGTACATTAAGAACTTTCCAAGAACAGAACAGTAATTCATTAATTTCAGTTGTATCATTATTTGAAGGAAAAGAAGGCGATATAGCAGCGACATTACCGTCTCAATCCACATGGTGGCGCCTGTTAAAAATAATGGCACCAGTAATGCCGACCACTCGCTTGCTTACACTATGGCAGGTGTTTACTCGGGAGGAATGTAATCCGTTGCATTACcatttggtgaaaaaaaatacttttcatactttttaaaaatttgctCACCAATCCCGATATTGTTTTCTCTTCATTGGTGCTCAGAGGGAGTAAATCGGTTGCTATGTAACCTTCAGCAGCCTTATTCATTTCCTCTACCGTACATTCCACATCAGTTGTTGCCGAGCTGTTGAGCCATTCTTTCGTGTACCAGCCAGGCAGAATCCACACGTACTTGTCACCGAACAATCTTTCTCTATAAATCTTCAATGAGACAGACAACattgttgaaatatatttttctcCTTTTTGAATTTTATATACAATTCCTCAACAATATGTCATACATTGTTCCATCGCCCTCACCAGAAAGTGTATTCTCTTTCTTTGTTACTTTCATTGAATGTGGCATGCTCTTCTTTGCACTTTCTGGTGAAATAGACTTCAATTTAAGTTCAAGTTAAATACCTTTTGGGATCCCCTctttgatgtacaatgtaaaacatACCGATAATGCATGCGTCAGTCACATGTCAAAGTCGAGTATAAAACGTTTTTCTATTCATTGATAGAAATTTACCCGTCCGTCAAACAGACCTAACATATGGGCAGGAAAACTTCAATCTACATAACAATAACCCCATCATTAACAGTCAAATGCGAAAAGATATCACTCTATATATGAAATTGTATATTTGCAACATACCTGACAGAAAACCTTTTGTGCCATCTCCTTTTCAAAGTAACCCAGAATAATTCGGACTTTGGAATCCTACAGATGTtaaaaaagagtacaaattaACCATAAGATATGtgtatgtctggctgtctgtctatTTGCTGAATCTGTGACACCACCCACTATATTCTTACTAATGTCCATTGCGACAGGCTaatgtggagtcatgatagtCAAATGGTAGTCAAAATGATAGTCAATGATAGTCAAATGATAGTCCAATGTAGACAGGCTAATATCCACCGAGTAGACAGGCTAACGCGGATTCCTGATAGTCAAATGGTTAGAATTGatcggctttgaatctgcaagttgctgtttgtttctaaatgatcggctttgaatctgcaggttgctctttgtttctgaatggctaatggccttgggcaagatttgaatcgCGATTGTGCCCCGGTCAACCgagctgtataattgaggacctggtaggacagaggttggAATGAGAATACTTAAGTCCTTTGGTGTTATTGGTGCttcaatggattgtatgttcccaagagagttgaggaagtataggAAGTATAAACAGCCGTTGTGTCACTGTATATATGTGCAGGCCAGGGGTAATAGTTGTAAATTgttttgagcacagtgtggaGAATGCCGTATATAAAAacctaacattattattattatgcatgattcatcttttacattttggaTTTGTGTGACATGTAATTACAATGATGGGGATGAGTACTGTGGGAGTCAAAATGTAATTGTCAATGAACTAAGACAAATGCATTTTGCATCTTCGCAACGCATATTTTTCATACAATATGGTAGTTTTAGCCATCGACGATCCTACTAAAAAAATTACCTTTATTGCTTGCAGAGCTGTTGTTGGATCATCATCAAATTCTGCCACTGTATCCACTCTGATGCCATTTGTATCCAAAACACTCGACATTTTATTTTGCGTCTGATAAAGAAATTATACGAGATTGTAGAACAAGCGTGTCAACCCCTTCCCCTCgcctcgccccccccccccacacacacacacacttagtaTGGGGTCTGAGAATTACTTGTGATTCCGACCAGGTAATTCTCCCTTTGCCCACATCCAAGGCATGGATCTCGCTACGTCTTCTGTCTGACGCCAAGGCCAAAAGGAAAACTGTCTTGAGGGTAATTGCCCTCAGTGAGGCTGATTACAATGGCTCAAAAGGTGCCTCCCCAGTGTCCTCAAAACTAAGGCAAGGTTCCACTGAGGTACTGAGATGAACACTGACTATCAGAAATATAAGAAAATGGCCataacaatttatttcatgGGCTGCACCACTAAGCTTAACAACTAGATGTTTCATGCATTGTCACTTCGCCAAAAAGATATCAATGCAGTAACAGTAATCGATTTGTTGTGGTCATGCAGGTATAAATGGTCGCGTTTTCCATGGCAATATATTCTAGAGCTGACAAAACAGCTGAATTACGGTGGATAAACAAAGAGTGAAAGACTCACCAACGAGAAACGTGGGTGACTATGATGTATACTTGCAACACGGGTCCAATTAAAATATCCAAGTAACTTCACCGTTGCAGGAATAAAGTCTGTTTCTGATGGAACTGTGCGAAAAAACGTAGGGTACTTCTCACGTTCTGATAAAAATGGTTCAGTATTAGCATAGGAGATCTGGAAATATTGAATGAAATTTCAAGagttattacattgtaaaacacGCGCACgctcacacaaacacacacaaaaactaTTCATTTTGAGGCGTACATATCCAATAGGTACCTACACAGAGAAGCATAGCAACACATAGGTACCTACACAGAGAAGCATAACAACACATATACCTACACAGAGAAGCATAGCAACACATAGATATCTACACAGAGAAGCATAGCAATACATAGACATCTACACAGAGAGACATAGCAACAAATATATACCTACACAGAGAAGCATAGCAACACATATACCTACACAGAGTACCATAGCAACACATAGATATCTACACAGAGATGCATCGCAACACatagatacaaatgtacctaCACAGAGAAGCATAGCAACACATAGATATCTACACAGAAAAGCATAGCAACACATCGATACCTACACAGAGAAGCATAGCAACACATAGATATCTACACAGAGAGGCATAGCAACACATAAATACCTACACATAGAAGCAAAGCAACACATCGATACCTACACAGAGAAGCATAGCAACACATATATACCTACACAGAGAAGCATAGCAAACACATAAATACCTACACAGAGAAGCATCACAACACATAGATACCTACACAGAGAAGCATAGCAACagatttgaatattaatttttctaGTGACAGTCGTTTTACTTGCCTTCTCGAATccttgattatttttttttcaatatctaCTAGAGTTAGATTATTACCTGAATTAGTTTCCACGAGCTTACAGCCTCGGCAATTGGAGCTGTAACATTTGGACAAATTCCGCCAAGAACTACCAACTTAGGTGGTCTATCAACCATGGCGTCGAATAAGGCTTTAGTCCCAACCGCCATGTCACActagaaaagaaaataatatgcTTGCATATTAATAATGTTCAGCCATCCCTCGGAGGGCAAGACATGATCAGGATTAATATACGACAAAATTGCACTCTCGAGCAAGTATAACAAAGTATGACAAAGATAGTAAGACGTTTGATGTCAAATGACTTCTACTGTATCAGGCACATACGGTGCAATCCAACCAGTCCTGGGTTTTGAGCAATGCATTACTCTCAAGTTGCACTAGCTACAACATTTTTCTAAAACAGTGTTGTtttatataatgacttactcataatattgtacatcctgaaccacattgaatcacctgtgtgtaaatgtacttacgcacatgtacacataatgtgGAAGGATAAACTGATTTTTGTCGTCTGCACTCAAAAATAAACACGCTAATACGATCACGATTTCAAGCTGTTGCGGTACAGATTATCTAATTATTGGTTCTTTTGGTTCTTTAAACTGAAGAATGATATACAGCTAGTGCTGTTCTAAGTATGATTACACGCATGACAGCTTAATATCGGATTCCATGACAACAAGGCTACTTTCTTTCCCTTCATTCTAAATATCCATACTCTCTGGTTATGCTGtcagattttaatgaaatatcgAGAGGgtgtgttgtcatgacgacAGCATAGCCTTTACCATCTCTTTTTGTGTGTCCCCAAATGACACATTCATAAAGTTCCTAACTGATATTTTTCATCAGTGGGACCAGACAATGCATATGGAGATTACTGATGTCAAATTTCATCCTTCATCAAGCACTTGTATAGCTTAATACATTTGACATAAAACTTTCCAGTTTGTTGGTGGCTAACGGAGCAGTGTGTTTACGAGCATATATAAAGTGGACCAGGAGCTCAAACTCGTAAAGGCAGATAATTAAGTCAGGTTTGGATAAATATACTCATAGCCTGTTTGACAGTATTAGCTTTATCGCTTATTTATGCTCCTATATTGTTCGACGTCTTAAACATAATGTTAAAAGTCATGTCAGCTACTTAATTTTGTGTAAGTATCATTTATCAAGCCTTCGTAATTCGGATAAAAATGTAACTTTACTCGGAGGTAGCATCCAACTATTATTTAATAGacactgtctgtctctgtctctgtctgtctgtctgtctgtctgtctatgtatgtatatatatatgtatgtatgtatgtatgtatgtatgtatgtatgtgtgtatggatgtgtgtatgtatgtatgtatgtatgtatgtatgtatgtatgtatgtatgtatgtatgcttgtttGTCTGTAAGTTTGTCTctgcctatatatatatatatatatatatatatatatatatatatatatatatatatatatatatatatatatatatatatatataattacttgCCATCTAAAGAGCACATCATAGTTTTAACCGCGACCTTACACAGCATATGCACCGGAGTCGTGAATTTTGTCTTCCTAATAGAATGTTAAAGATATCACAGAGATCAGAAGACATCAATATATCAGTTAAATGTTTATTGTAATGAGGAATGGTAGTGAATAATTATGTCATGCCAGGCTAATAAGACGCCAAATGCTGTCTAAAGCAACTTATAttcagatatacaaataaactaCTGCTCACGTAAAAAGGGACTTAGTCAAGGGCTGTGGTTTTGTAGGCTATTTAACTTTCCAGTgcattatttcagttactaaaTCAATATTAATGATGTCTTAATGTTTATGTGATAGTCACGGTTGTACCATGGCTCTGCTGAAGGATGAATCAATCCTAAGCTGTTGCTGATGTCTAAAACCATGCTTGCACGTCTTGTTTACTGCagaaagagtatatatatattgcgctctgccactgcggtatagagcactgtcttagcagattgatactcaccgagttatatatatatatatatatatatatatatatatatatatatatatatatatatatatatatatatatatatatatatatatatatatatattcattgattAATATCACCCCACCCCTTCACACACCCATCCTAACGAAGCTTTCCGAACGagttcagaaaaaaatgacgcCGCCCTCGTGCCAACAATGATTTCACCTTTTCTGATTCGTCCATAGACGGCATGTTTTTCTTGTTTGTGCATTAGAACCAAAATTAAATTATAATTTCTAAAAAGGAAATTCAAAACTACAtagaaatatgtcatttctaAACTAATTGTGCAGTGAAACATAATACATATCagatatataatatttgtttatcaGAAACTCGGTTTTGAGGTTTgtcaaataatataatttattccTATATAGTAGATTATAATGATTCGTgtggtttcatttcatttacggTTTAAAAGCGTGTCTCCATGTGCCCTATTAGCAGTTTTTTctcattaattttcatatttcccACGCCAAACTTTTCAGTATCGCATGGATTCGAATAAATCAGCTATGAAGTCTGACACACTGTCTGCTTGCTTTTCCTTCTCATCAGCTGGAATGATACTTAAGTTCTCAAAAATGCAGATGTTTTTCTTATTACAATTAACATTTCATAACGTTAGCATCTGAGATGTTGATGATGAAATAATATGTTTGAAAGGTTTGCAGACTGGTGCAAAGACAGCGAATGCTATCTAAATTTTATGTACAAGATTGTCGATAACAACGACCATCTCATTAAGAATAAACACTCGTTTTAAGTTCATCTTGAATTATTACTTGAAAAATAGTATACCGTAAGACGGCGAGGGAAGACAGACAAAAggacagacagagggagagtTTTAAAGTCAAATAGTTCGTGAACACAAAACTATATGCATATATGAAGGGGTGTGCAGTTTCGCGTACGCAcagtcacagacagacacacacacacacacacacacacacacacacacacacacacattcgtgCGCATATAAGCAAACAGTACGGAGTTTAAATGATGGCATATTGCATTGCACCAGTCGGGATTGCCACTAGCTAGGGACTACATATTTTAAC
Above is a genomic segment from Glandiceps talaboti chromosome 20, keGlaTala1.1, whole genome shotgun sequence containing:
- the LOC144450750 gene encoding gamma-aminobutyric acid type B receptor subunit 2-like, encoding MSIIAFGVSLILVLQCIGVDGLRPRHGSVATEELNFAAMFPFTTDRHEGEIARGVKPAIDLAIQHINNSSLILPGYKLNMEPYDTKCDMAVGTKALFDAMVDRPPKLVVLGGICPNVTAPIAEAVSSWKLIQISYANTEPFLSEREKYPTFFRTVPSETDFIPATVKLLGYFNWTRVASIHHSHPRFSLTQNKMSSVLDTNGIRVDTVAEFDDDPTTALQAIKDSKVRIILGYFEKEMAQKVFCQIYRERLFGDKYVWILPGWYTKEWLNSSATTDVECTVEEMNKAAEGYIATDLLPLSTNEEKTISGLSAIEYQRQYDKVRGGVYHLLHGYAYDGVWVIATVLDRILHKLGNTSSLTAFQYDNDHEVFDLFMEAMNETAFTGVTGMLKFNNGDRLGTIILGQYQGGQQVKIGEYHAYNGVLDLNEDVVLWRGGSPPRDRPIIRRVRHVVSLVLYIGVCSLGCVGIILALIFLFFNLRFRNHRYVKMSSPYINNLIIVGAILCYFSIFTLGLDGRHLSENNFDAVCTLQAWLLALGFTLAYGAMFAKTWRVYSIFTDIKLKKKIIKDSKLFGIVGALVFVDLLILLSWGISDPLKRIEEDGPLQSDTEGRDITIIPIMQYCRSNKMTIWLSAIYVYKGVLMVFGCFLAWETRHVSIPALNDSKYIGMSVYNVVVMCTVGAALSFFIPNNPDASFGIISVFILFSTTVTLCLVFIPKLHQLKRDPVGEERKIRCTTSKASYKISSTVNNSIISVKYHKLKAENLELHRILTEKDREITSLLEKLKPDHGNVDKEDNFPNCLPDTQPFGGVFIGVPLLEVTSDKAQKVVSNSVSSSKDNEPKQDSVKCIENHNNCLGLPLIENKVSLAQLIPLLRTLRETDILSDSSESDFDETTVTVMQPSVRDQM